One region of Pirellulales bacterium genomic DNA includes:
- a CDS encoding Rieske (2Fe-2S) protein, whose translation MSDFVTVAKVGSIPTGRGDTFTVDGRLVALFNTGEGYEAIDDLCPHMGASLGAGQVHQGIVTCPWHAWRFNVCTGVWCDNPKVKIDRFEVRVVGDEIQVRIP comes from the coding sequence ATGTCAGATTTCGTAACTGTCGCCAAGGTGGGATCGATCCCCACAGGGCGCGGCGACACATTTACCGTCGACGGGCGCCTGGTGGCCCTCTTCAATACCGGCGAAGGCTATGAGGCGATCGACGACCTTTGCCCGCATATGGGAGCATCGCTTGGGGCAGGGCAAGTGCATCAGGGCATCGTGACTTGCCCCTGGCACGCGTGGCGCTTCAATGTTTGCACGGGCGTCTGGTGCGACAATCCGAAGGTCAAGATCGACCGTTTCGAGGTGCGCGTCGTAGGCGACGAAATCCAAGTGCGCATCCCCTAA